One part of the Pecten maximus chromosome 1, xPecMax1.1, whole genome shotgun sequence genome encodes these proteins:
- the LOC117325138 gene encoding uncharacterized protein LOC117325138 — MTYLLNTDHRDPPSFPRPTEWFTFQKMASGGGWSSFALLISTVILLQVFNVSGKEFKLYAFEFITPNIHRTNARSGAERELAVALNTGDMIKLVFCLTEKADVQVSGIVLSNDGGEDELSILLDWDEVGTTRSKYTQLSGQGWNVFEATNPVGLRRTLAAGRHSVTVNVTSSDEFGVELDAVMIKVSDEDLNEEAFTCNVFCFNDITYAHVEGKDFIGSARMEQRSNRTDCAEEDNIRIPFYHSRITKFEVKAMHPKYKAFVNNRESDFTNCRMVNDLLWRFENLTYPFSMKQFKRGKAIVTHDKNDDHNIIVTFFSPDGPRKGVVDSEIGSQLYLELRSVVAPIEIGFTYYGRKKEWTVPEFITFSPDKVNHTWHIPDYTWNESPENIIRLLLPLELPFEIDVAIISLNKRKTKEDTAFKVFDNSEKIIEGVNVDFFWRSDGEMVVKMKDSGEVYTGADYVRIYTHLPWGNQEFSQVFVLYRDGNFRILPLTPPGVDWIPFGSSLIIGETDPDYERPFASISEVEIDVKKNILNLTYANGNTVTIELHIAFAETSLTVTNINFKNRSLFPFMIYNSMWVSDGNADVDRVRVNGNEARRIMADWRHLYGTSVAFYRQCLSRHNTMSPDIRVELLEEE, encoded by the coding sequence ATGACTTACCTTTTAAACACCGATCACAGGGATCCTCCATCATTTCCTCGTCCAACGGAGTGGTTCACATTTCAGAAAATGGCGTCTGGCGGGGGATGGTCTAGTTTTGCGTTACTTATATCGACTGTCATATTACTGCAAGTTTTTAATGTATCAGGAAAGGAATTTAAACTGTATGCTTTTGAATTCATTACTCCAAATATCCACCGCACTAATGCGCGAAGTGGCGCAGAGAGGGAGCTAGCTGTCGCCCTAAACACTGGCGACATGATCAAACTTGTTTTCTGTTTAACCGAGAAAGCCGATGTACAGGTTTCGGGAATAGTCCTTTCAAACGATGGTGGGGAGGATGAATTATCCATTTTATTAGACTGGGATGAAGTTGGAACCACCAGGTCTAAATACACTCAACTGTCGGGACAAGGTTGGAATGTATTTGAGGCCACAAATCCCGTGGGCCTGAGGAGGACATTGGCTGCTGGGCGTCATAGCGTCACCGTCAATGTGACGTCATCTGATGAATTTGGTGTGGAACTGGATGCTGTCATGATCAAGGTTAGTGACGAAGACCTGAACGAGGAAGCGTTTACATGTAACGTATTTTGCTTCAATGACATAACATATGCTCATGTGGAGGGCAAGGATTTTATCGGGAGTGCCCGGATGGAACAGAGGAGCAACCGGACAGATTGTGCCGAGGAAGATAATATCCGCATTCCATTCTACCACAGCCGTATCACTAAGTTTGAGGTAAAAGCAATGCATCCTAAATATAAAGCATTCGTTAATAACCGAGAATCTGATTTCACTAACTGTAGGATGGTAAATGATCTTCTTTGGCGGTTTGAAAACCTAACATATCCATTTTCTATGAAGCAATTCAAACGAGGAAAAGCAATCGTCACCCATGATAAAAACGATGACCATAACATTATTGTGACGTTCTTCAGTCCGGATGGCCCCAGAAAAGGGGTGGTCGATTCTGAAATAGGGTCTCAACTTTATCTGGAGCTTAGAAGTGTTGTGGCTCCAATCGAAATAGGATTTACATACTATGGGAGGAAGAAGGAATGGACTGTACCTGAATTTATAACATTCTCTCCAGATAAAGTCAATCATACTTGGCATATACCAGACTACACATGGAACGAAAGCCCAGAAAACATTATTCGTCTATTGTTGCCTCTTGAACTTCCTTTCGAAATCGATGTAGCAATTATCTCTCTGAATAAAAGAAAGACAAAGGAGGATACCGCGTTCAAAGTTTTTGATAATTCAGAGAAAATTATCGAGGGAGTAAATGTAGACTTTTTCTGGCGATCGGATGGTGAAATGGTTGTTAAAATGAAGGATTCAGGAGAGGTCTACACTGGCGCCGATTACGTCAGGATATACACACATTTGCCATGGGGAAACCAAGAATTCTCTCAGGTTTTTGTTCTTTATCGGGACGGCAACTTTCGGATTCTACCTTTGACACCTCCTGGTGTCGACTGGATTCCATTCGGATCATCTCTTATAATTGGTGAGACAGACCCAGATTATGAGCGCCCATTTGCATCCATTTCCGAAGTAGAAATTGACGTCAAGAAAAACATCCTTAATTTGACGTACGCTAACGGAAATACCGTAACAATAGAACTTCATATTGCATTTGCTGAAACCTCTCTCACCGTTACaaacatcaatttcaaaaatagaAGTCTTTTTCCATTTATGATTTACAATTCGATGTGGGTTTCTGACGGAAATGCAGACGTAGATCGCGTGAGGGTGAATGGAAACGAGGCTCGCCGTATTATGGCAGACTGGCGACACTTGTATGGCACTTCCGTCGCATTCTATCGGCAGTGTTTATCGCGACACAACACAATGAGTCCCGATATTCGCGTGGAACTTCTGGAGGAGGAATGA